agtTCTGTATCAGAGCATGAAGACTTTAAGCAAttggaaaataatgaaaataataaaattgcaTCAAGTAATTGCTATATGAAATCAAAATTgactaaaaaatatggaaaagAAGCAACCAAATTCATCCTATCGTGTTTGGGATTTTTAGCAGCTGGTTTTCCGGTATTAATTGGAGGGCTGTACTTTATGATACTATTTATACCGTCTGGGTTTtccatatattatttcttttggAGACTTATTAAATGTGaacataaattaaaaaaaatatcaaaataaccactttttattattatgcttTATTATACATGTCTAAATGActagaaataatataataatattttatgccATAAAAGTTATactttttacattttatataataattaaatataatttaattgcatattttattattaattttattattattatatattttaatttgatatataatcactttatataattaatttaccTGTGTTTGTCGCTTTCAAAAACTCATTTGTCTATTTCTATGCACatattatgtattaatagatttttaatttactCATTTTTAGCtagtatttataattattttaaataaataaatttaagcacacttattaataaaattataagcTATATTGATGGTTTAGATTTAAGTTTAGAATTGCATTTTGAAGAACTTGTATTTTGGGTCATGGTCCTGTACTGTGGGTTATAGTTTTGCTCTATGGGATCTATTCTTTGGGTTAgggttatatttttattaatttgtttataatttgatcatatttatttgtctATAAATTgtgattaaatatatatactatacTCATATGCTTAATCTCGAAATTAAGTCCAAATATGTACCCCCAAAGGAGCATATCCATTAATACGAAAGGGGTTGcataacattttttccataaagTGTAATATTGATTTAATATGATTAAAATAGCatattgaatatattaatatagatattgattatatatgaattcatattatatatatcataattatttattatataagaTTTATTAACCCAGAGTTATATTGAATTATGCATATCATAAtgtatttctttatttaatgaaacattttatttagtaaacttattatttgtatcatatttgttttaatttaaatcgTATTTTGATAACcgaataatataataattttatatattagagtataaattataattagaTTCATTGGGAACAATTGTCTACATTATAATATAGCTTCAGGTTAATgagtattttttattgttaattaaacatattactaatatataataggtAGTCATAAAATACAGATGTATAGAATATCGATCGAAGCTCGACGACGCAACGAtatctataaaatatgttttatgcATCTAgcattattaataataaaataaaaattgcgctacatatacaatatttttataaattttaattgtgTACTATTCCTTTTTTGTGATTCCTTTATATTTGTACTAAAACTAATTAGTATTAATAGAAGTTGCTTTATACgctttaatttatttatcataaaggtataatattagattaatcactattaatttttaaacttTATAGTTTTGaggtataaataaattatattttaaaatagttaaaagaacaaatataagtatattaataaaatttaatgttaTAGTTTGCTATAATACTTATAAACAATTtggtatataaaattatgatattaTTCTAAAATTTATAGATATAAATGAACATAATATTGTATCAATTACTAAAGCCTGaaatatgttaaaattGGGAACCatatacaattatatattaatgcaaagtatatagaaaaagtatttaataattaatttaatttgaattaataattttttattaggttatataaatacaaattaacatatatataatttaaatatattgttattgCGAAATTATATGTTctgaaataatttaaaaactaTGAAAGAGGAAATATTACACATTGATTtaaagtatttttattaaacgCATTAATTATACCGTTGTACTATACAGTGATATAGCagtaacaataataatagtaatagcaatatataaacgtattaaatatgaacaaatatattatgttaaATTGATACACTATGTGGGCataaattcattatatatattattaaacttGTAATAAGGCTAAGATTGTATGCATACACGatcaaatgaaatattacaattttgacttagtattttttaatgtgcTAATATTAGAATTAACGCTATAaagcaaaataatattaatgattcTAGAGTttacttaaaaatatagtttttCATCATAAAACTAAATATAGTTTGTTATAAAGTATAAAAGcaaactatatatttagaaaataattctaaggcatttttaatttatacatTAATTGAAAGTTTGAatggtaaaaaatataattaaactATGTAGAATAGTTAAATCTTATATGGGTACATCATTGTCTTAAAAAAGCATACTTCCCTTATCTCTCCTCTCAAAGTGCAATATACCAACCTAATTACGCATAGTTTTCTATTatactttaaaatttacatcaatacttatttatgtgttatatatttaatatttactaagtattattttaaaaaaatatgcatttaaAGACgtatttatgtttataaataacataataaatacgGTTTCAGTGCTAATTGACGTTTTAAACCGTGGGAAAGATgtgcaaaatatattataaaatcacCCAATAAGGAATATTTCTAAATTGAATTATAtaggaataaaaattaagttattgaaaatgttaaaatataatcagaatgcatatataattaaaagtaatattaaatttatataattttcataaaaagtAGAGCATATAacttattttgtaaatgtcataattttagaaaaaacaatattatatattataagaaacaaatatttaagtatttaatatattttaaaaaatgattatttatatacttttaagattataataataatgggTTTATTGATTGATTctatttttacaatatattAGTTTTGGAGCGccatttattaaaacaaaagatATGACgttgtttattttaaatattaatgcaTATGTATAAGAAGATATATTCTAAACTAATTTTGATgtcattttaatttttataataattttcatgaGTGTTATTAAGGATAactatatatgtaaaattgtattatatatatatatatatatatatgataaaaaatgtgttaAACAACACTTAAAATAAGGAAATTTATCTAACTACcataaaagtatatattgttccatattatctttaaattaatattaaaaatgataataacaCGTTTAACTACAAataattgatatatataactcaAATACTTGTATCACCTATTTTGATGCAgattatacattttatataaaaaaaactatcATAGGACAAAATACAACGAATAGCACAAAATACTTCATTAAAAATGACAACAAAATAGTATATACACTTTTAATAAAGTTTAATCTTCTTACATTTATTGATATTATATTACTCATAAATTAATAGTAAAATTaacattataaaaatattaatttatttttatttgttttttttaaatggaTTCTTAGTGTATTACGTTTGATGATTTGAGGAGATTTTTTTCCGATGATTTAACTGAATCTGGAGAATATTATTCTATAAGTGGATCATTCAATGCCTATTGTCCTAATGGAGGTTCAGAAAACAATAAAGAATGTAAGACTGATGTCGATAAGATTAATGTTGGATGCTTATGGCtatttaaacaattttatgGGGATAGTGAACAATTTTCGAATAATGAAGATAGCAACATGAACATtgttacatatattttttcgtGGTTAAGTTATAAGTTAAATCAAAAACCACAAAACGGAATCACTAAATTAATGGATTTCTATACtattatatagaaaattcagaggagtataaaaataatatagatggtgttgattataataattataaggattttatagataaaaataagggATTGATGGACATtgatattaaatttatgtctaaattttataatttatttaataatttgtataaaatgtataatgAGCTTCAAAATTCGAATAATAATTCCcaagaatatttaaaatatgttatcaATTTTGTTGATGAGTATAAAAAACTTAATGAAAATTTCAATGATACTAAcgataattatttaaacaaGTACTATCCGTTGTATCAAAcgattataattatataaaaagtacATTAGATGTTGAATCTGTAAGGAACCAAATTCCAGAACTTACGAAGGAAAAAACGACAACACAAGTTTCTGGACCAAGTCCTAAAAAAACCCAAATATCTTTAAGTTCTAATGGAACACAGATGAATGGGTTATCGAGTGGAGCATCAACATCAAACTCTGAATTTGAAGTATCATATTCTGAAACGACACTATCGAGTTCATTGACAATAAGTAAACTAATTCCAATTCCATTTATATTAGTTGTaatatcaattttattagtaatttcatataaggtaaataataagtcaaataaaaaatatattcagcACTGACTAATTtgtgaatataaataaattatacatttttaaaatttttatattagtattcGTTATTTGGATTTTGGAAACGACTTCAAAGATAATGTTTAAGAGAAaagctaaaaaaataaagaagaaaatagactataatatatgattcGAAGAGTAGTAACTGTTTCAggaatagtaataatgatTGATATACGATAAGAAACCGTCTATTTAGAAATaagtaattttttcataattttatatagtttttatgTTGGGTGTCAGAGTTGTGCTTGTGGATCCCATATTCGGGTTAGGATTAAGTGTTATAttgtatttaattttttataatttgataatatttattagtttaaggaatgtttttaaatatgtataggATAAGTTGAAGTTTTTAAGATTTATATTAAGTCTAAATATGTAAGAGAAAAAATGAGGATGAAAATAAAcgaataaagaaatatatttttataaattataagaaTTTTATTTCGTGTTAATATAACTTAATGATAAATGTGTTGAATAATTTactttttgtattttattttaattttgggTTAATGACTTAGGAAATTGGTCAAATATCGGAATATACTTGGTTATAGAAGAGAAcgttaatttaaataattacaatatttaatatgaaaaacGGGGAGGGGGGGAAttgaaagaaaataatttattatgatTTCAAACAAAATGACATTTAATGCGATTTCTTCCATCAGTGACGCCTGAACCGAATGATAAATGAAGTGATATAGGAATCGAATTGAAGTATAAAGTACTATTTGGAGGAAgtatatttaaagaaaGTAAGCTACGTTAAagacatttattttaatacccattattttaagaattagtataacattttaaaaatatttttccactggaaagtattatatattttggtgatttttatgttagtgcttatgttaatatttataaattggGGAAGATGTGGTAGTAAGGAAAAAACATGaaaaaagttataaatTGAGTCGAATAGAAAATggaattattaaatatatagaaacaTATAGAGGAAGAgaatacaaattttattgattattatataattctccttaatagttttttatatctaaaaataaatacgttttattataaaatatacaatacataatatatatttaggTTATAAGTATAAATGTGTGGTTAAAATGGTAACCCATGTTATATTGGTTCTCAGATTAATACATTATTCCAACCAAAgtatgaataaaattttaaaattaaagttaatatatttagatTAAATTGTATGaaaacaattatatttatttgctttaatgcttaaaaaatattttttaatcatttatatactaaataataagaatgaaaataaaatacacattttatatatactaattGCTATCCCCAAACAAATTTATGTTcatgatatattttaattgtaACAGTTCAATTAAACCAATTTGTacattatgttttttaattttaaaaattaaataagaTATGCACTCAAAACtattcattaattttatttatatataaagtgttaatatataaacaaagttattacacattttaaaatgGATCATTTACATATTGATTAAATGCAAATGCACAAAgtatatcatttaattagaaaaaataatattaatttatttattaaatattataatttaaacaaaaaaatgtctTCATTTATTGgcaataatataaaaaggtGTAATATTTCTCATTGAATAATAGCGTATATCAATATATGGCATTACATAATGAGATCCAAATCCATTTTTAACAACCATAGTAATACATatttcttattatttatgtatttatagTAACATAAGTTTTGAAActcatttattaaaaaagtagtgaatataattttattttcatgtGTAAAcctataatataaatgtgttattatataaagcAAATTCCATCTATTTTTGTTATGGCATTCCATGAATTTGTGTAATCGGgttattcataatattattttaaaaaattatattatgcataaaatatattatacatagatatgataaaaatattaaacaaataGCCACTTAAGGCAATTAGCAATtgttataaacaaaaatcgAATACCTGTttaatactattattattccatGCTAATTCAAGCATTCAAACTAATAAGAATGTCTTTAactacatatattaattatatataaatctCAATTAATTAACAACCTACTTTGTCtcaatacatatattacataaaaataatatgatgaCAAATTATCTCCCGATTAAAAATGGGATCCAGCATACTGGTTGATGTggtatatacattttttaataaaatgaattttcttttattttattgttttagcactgtttataaattaacTTAAATTTCAATAAgatttcattaatatattttttattaatttttataatattttcgtAGTGTGGCACAATTGAAAAGATTGACGAATGTTTAACCATCGACAAATTATCTACAGGAAATGAATGTTCGGATGATGTATTATACACTGCTTTTTGCCCTACCAAGAAAGAGGGTCAAAAGGGACAATGTGTGACAAATGGTGAAAAAATTAGTGCTGGGTTTACATGGTTGTTAACGATGCTCGAGGCTCTTAATGAGGAGTGTcctgaaaatgaaaaagacaaatatattgaatatGCTATTTTATGGTTAAGTTCTAAAagtaatataattaattctGATATGTATGTTAGTACAGATGCTATTTATGACATTCTTGAAAGAAATAATCCCTCTTGGTATAATCAATTTCGTAAtaaagtaaataaaaaaaaaaaatcaatgAATTTTAGTAATTACCATATGTGTAATCTATATAAATTACTTAATGAATTATGTACTCTAATTACTAAATATAACCAAGATAGATCAAACCCAGAAGCATATTTAGGATATGCTAATAATTTTGCtgaaacatataaaaattatgttacGAACGCCTCTAAGGTTCAAAATTGCGAATCATATTGTGATGTGCTGTCTACTTTAAAAAGTgaatatgataattttaaagaagaaaataaagatcTAGAAGGTAAACTTCCTGAAATCAATGAAACAGAAACTTGTAAGGATTTAtgtaaacaaaaaaaacaaaaaacagAGAATGATAAGGGTATAGGAGATGGATTGGATGATGGGAAAGTAGATATAGATGACGGAACAGATGATAATCAAAGAAATCAAGAAGAATCAAGAAATGGACAAGGTGCCACAGATAGTGTTCCAGGAGAAAAAGAAACTAAAAGTACACCAGGAataactttttatattggTCAATTCGTTTATACGAGCGTATTAAATAGCACTTTCAATTTTGTTGAAACATATAAggaacaaattataaatatctCTAAAGGAATCCCtgatgtatataataaaactttaaatattataaaaaatggttTCAGTAAATctactaatttttttaatgaaattatTGGGAGTATAAGCTCCAGCTCTAAAAA
The DNA window shown above is from Plasmodium berghei ANKA genome assembly, chromosome: 7 and carries:
- a CDS encoding BIR protein: MGSSILVDVCGTIEKIDECLTIDKLSTGNECSDDVLYTAFCPTKKEGQKGQCVTNGEKISAGFTWLLTMLEALNEECPENEKDKYIEYAILWLSSKSNIINSDMYVSTDAIYDILERNNPSWYNQFRNKVNKKKKSMNFSNYHMCNLYKLLNELCTLITKYNQDRSNPEAYLGYANNFAETYKNYVTNASKVQNCESYCDVLSTLKSEYDNFKEENKDLEGKLPEINETETCKDLCKQKKQKTENDKGIGDGLDDGKVDIDDGTDDNQRNQEESRNGQGATDSVPGEKETKSTPGITFYIGQFVYTSVLNSTFNFVETYKEQIINISKGIPDVYNKTLNIIKNGFSKSTNFFNEIIGSISSSSKKVEISGSSGNKRQELDGAGDESPSSDDSSSPQKHTLQASSSSSSTKQTKTSESSQGPTVKTNSDQTDQEKPQAQVPKSVITSESSVIEVKENGTTGIDVNILKKYKPIGISIIMLLIPIALAIMYKYFPFKWRKELKKKKNMKKVINIFGVNEATKRVINPTDRKNKVQIIINLSKKKQDKKVTNLSKKNQDEKVTNSSTQKKQDKKLKNSSTQKKQTKQFINSIYWEKYPLLNIYKLMEAKPVPFIILYLVFIFYVYRRKCDSLE